Proteins encoded in a region of the Hydrogenobacter sp. genome:
- the rpmA gene encoding 50S ribosomal protein L27, translating to MASKASGGSTRNGRDSHSKRLGVKKFGGQFVRAGNIIVRQRGTKVYPGANVGMGSDFTLFALKDGVVRFEDRRNKKYVSVIPA from the coding sequence ATGGCTTCTAAAGCGAGTGGCGGTTCAACAAGAAATGGAAGAGATAGTCACTCTAAAAGATTAGGTGTAAAAAAGTTTGGTGGTCAGTTTGTAAGGGCAGGTAACATTATAGTTAGACAGAGAGGTACGAAGGTGTATCCAGGTGCCAACGTAGGTATGGGTTCAGACTTCACCCTATTTGCCCTAAAAGACGGTGTTGTGAGGTTTGAGGACAGAAGAAACAAAAAGTACGTAAGTGTTATACCTGCCTAA
- a CDS encoding alpha-fetoprotein enhancer-binding protein, with amino-acid sequence MRKLIALGVVGVALLASCQKKPAEAPAEQPAQPPAQEQPAQPAQPAQPAQPSQPSGEQQQQQQQQPGAQPAQPPAGEQK; translated from the coding sequence ATGAGGAAGCTCATAGCACTCGGAGTTGTTGGAGTAGCATTATTGGCTTCTTGCCAAAAGAAACCTGCTGAAGCGCCAGCTGAACAACCTGCTCAACCTCCCGCACAGGAACAACCTGCACAACCCGCACAACCCGCACAACCTGCACAACCTTCCCAACCTTCCGGAGAGCAGCAACAACAACAGCAACAACAACCTGGAGCGCAACCTGCCCAACCTCCAGCTGGCGAGCAAAAGTAA
- a CDS encoding 2,5-diamino-6-(ribosylamino)-4(3H)-pyrimidinone 5'-phosphate reductase — MNRPYVIVVSEVSVDGKLTLYRGASSKELMTLMDQEAYRYLHEIRAKVDGIMVGCETVRTDNPSLTVRYVQGKNPVRIIPCSTANVPLDANIFSKDAPTIIVTTKRAPADKVEKIKEAGAEVWVVGEDLVDFDALMPMLLDKGIKSLMVEGGASINWEFVKRDFVDEIRLIHLPVIVGGENVPTLVGGEGFKKLRNLMHLRLRAHFRRGHHLITEWEVVR; from the coding sequence ATGAATAGACCTTACGTGATCGTAGTATCGGAGGTGAGCGTTGACGGAAAGCTTACCTTATACCGGGGAGCATCAAGTAAAGAACTTATGACGCTTATGGACCAAGAAGCATACAGATACCTTCATGAAATAAGAGCCAAGGTAGACGGGATCATGGTAGGTTGCGAAACTGTGAGAACGGACAATCCGAGTCTCACCGTGAGGTATGTTCAGGGGAAGAATCCGGTAAGGATCATACCCTGTTCGACGGCAAATGTCCCCTTAGATGCAAACATATTTTCAAAGGATGCACCTACTATCATAGTAACTACCAAAAGGGCACCTGCAGATAAGGTGGAGAAAATAAAGGAAGCCGGTGCTGAAGTTTGGGTTGTCGGTGAGGATCTTGTGGATTTTGACGCTTTGATGCCTATGTTGTTAGACAAAGGTATAAAGAGCCTTATGGTAGAAGGAGGTGCTTCTATAAATTGGGAATTTGTAAAGAGGGATTTTGTTGATGAAATAAGGCTTATTCACCTTCCAGTTATAGTAGGTGGTGAAAACGTTCCCACACTTGTAGGCGGTGAAGGTTTTAAAAAACTTAGGAACTTGATGCATTTGAGGTTACGAGCCCACTTTAGAAGGGGACATCACCTGATTACGGAATGGGAAGTCGTAAGGTAA
- a CDS encoding CDP-alcohol phosphatidyltransferase family protein, whose amino-acid sequence MNLTKRRDSLKKVYAPVGMVLYRLHFPPNLVTLLSLLLGMASAYAFYHGKLLTGAGFLFLSGIFDLADGTVARLSDRTSKFGAVFDWVADKWVDGFVLGTVGYFYAGPFTAITAVTASMVHSFIKPVVYSEIGYEARIKGKIRDPLEGVGFFGRPETHITLIIFAVLERINAPVGLSAGIKIVALLSMLSLLVRILYLYKHFGRDYE is encoded by the coding sequence ATGAATCTGACAAAGAGAAGGGACAGCCTTAAAAAGGTTTACGCACCTGTCGGTATGGTACTTTATAGGCTTCACTTTCCACCTAATTTAGTAACGCTTCTTTCTTTATTGCTTGGTATGGCATCAGCTTACGCCTTTTATCACGGGAAACTTCTCACCGGTGCTGGTTTTCTATTTTTGTCAGGAATCTTTGATCTCGCCGATGGTACAGTTGCAAGGTTGTCTGATAGGACTTCCAAATTCGGTGCGGTTTTTGATTGGGTTGCCGATAAATGGGTGGACGGTTTCGTTCTTGGGACAGTGGGTTACTTTTATGCGGGGCCCTTCACGGCTATCACAGCGGTAACAGCTTCTATGGTACACTCCTTCATTAAACCCGTAGTTTACTCTGAGATAGGGTACGAGGCACGTATAAAGGGAAAGATAAGGGATCCCTTAGAAGGTGTAGGTTTTTTTGGAAGACCGGAAACACACATAACCCTGATCATCTTTGCGGTGCTTGAAAGGATAAATGCCCCCGTAGGTCTATCAGCCGGAATAAAGATAGTTGCACTTTTGAGTATGCTTTCACTGCTTGTACGAATACTGTACCTTTATAAACACTTTGGGAGAGACTATGAATAG
- the rplU gene encoding 50S ribosomal protein L21, protein MYAVIQTGGKQYVVKTGIKLKVENVKAHEGQTLEFEPVMIRKDDGSVEFYKGKVIAEVLRKGKHRKIQIFKFRAKKNYKRWRGHRQPYTEILIKEIKEV, encoded by the coding sequence ATGTACGCAGTCATACAAACAGGTGGAAAGCAGTATGTGGTAAAAACAGGTATAAAACTCAAGGTGGAGAATGTAAAAGCTCACGAAGGACAGACGTTAGAATTTGAGCCTGTGATGATAAGGAAGGATGATGGAAGCGTTGAGTTTTACAAAGGAAAAGTTATTGCAGAAGTTTTGAGGAAGGGGAAACATAGAAAAATACAAATTTTCAAGTTCAGGGCTAAAAAGAACTACAAAAGGTGGAGAGGTCACAGACAACCATATACGGAGATACTTATTAAAGAGATAAAGGAGGTCTAA
- a CDS encoding DUF488 domain-containing protein, with product MIKLKRIYEPPSEDDGKRIFVERLWPRGIKKEKADIHLWLKDIAPSHELRRWFSHDPEKFEEFRKRYMKELEERRDLLFELVKYAKNGTLTLLYSTKNERYNSAVVLKEVLEWMM from the coding sequence ATGATCAAGTTAAAACGTATTTACGAACCACCTTCTGAAGATGATGGGAAGAGGATTTTTGTAGAGCGACTATGGCCTCGCGGAATAAAAAAAGAGAAAGCCGACATACACCTTTGGCTCAAAGATATAGCACCTTCGCACGAGCTTAGAAGATGGTTCTCACATGATCCCGAGAAGTTTGAGGAGTTCAGGAAAAGATACATGAAAGAGCTTGAAGAGAGACGAGATCTGCTGTTTGAGCTGGTAAAGTATGCCAAAAATGGTACACTGACGCTCCTTTACTCTACCAAAAATGAGAGGTATAACAGTGCGGTTGTTCTCAAGGAGGTCCTTGAATGGATGATGTAG
- the ilvC gene encoding ketol-acid reductoisomerase — MAKVYYDHDATLDPLIGKTIAILGYGSQGHAHALNLRDSGMRVVVGLPESSRSKRKALEDGFAVLEPARAVQEADIIMFLTPDTVQPQLYKESVEPYLDANKSLAFAHGFNIHFRQIVPPRDVDVFMVAPKGPGHLVRWMYEEGKGVPALIAVYQDASGFCKDKALAYAKGLGATRAGVIETTFREETETDLFGEQTVLCGGVTALIKAGFETLVEAGYQPEVAYFECLHELKLIVDLIYQYGIAGMRYSISDTAKYGDVTRGERIYKLVKPLMKNILEEIQKGEFAREWILENQAGRPVFNALLEKDRKHAIEEVGERLREMMPWITGKELK, encoded by the coding sequence ATGGCTAAGGTTTATTACGATCATGATGCTACGCTTGATCCTCTTATAGGTAAAACGATAGCCATACTTGGATACGGAAGTCAGGGACATGCTCACGCTCTGAACCTAAGAGACAGCGGTATGAGGGTTGTTGTAGGTCTTCCTGAGAGTAGCAGATCAAAGCGTAAAGCTCTGGAAGATGGATTTGCAGTGCTTGAACCTGCAAGAGCGGTACAAGAAGCCGATATAATCATGTTTCTTACACCCGATACGGTTCAACCACAATTATACAAAGAAAGTGTAGAACCTTATCTTGATGCAAACAAAAGCCTCGCTTTTGCTCATGGCTTTAACATACACTTTAGACAGATTGTGCCTCCAAGAGATGTGGATGTGTTTATGGTTGCTCCCAAAGGACCAGGTCATTTGGTAAGGTGGATGTATGAGGAGGGAAAGGGGGTTCCTGCGCTCATTGCTGTATATCAAGATGCCAGCGGTTTTTGCAAAGATAAAGCACTCGCTTACGCAAAAGGGCTGGGTGCGACGCGAGCGGGAGTTATTGAAACAACCTTCAGAGAGGAGACAGAAACGGACCTCTTTGGTGAGCAAACAGTACTGTGTGGTGGCGTCACAGCTCTTATAAAGGCGGGCTTTGAGACGCTTGTTGAAGCTGGCTATCAACCGGAGGTAGCCTATTTTGAGTGCCTTCATGAGCTTAAGTTAATAGTTGATCTCATATACCAATACGGTATAGCCGGTATGAGGTATTCCATATCCGATACAGCCAAGTACGGTGATGTAACGAGGGGTGAAAGGATATACAAACTCGTAAAACCTCTTATGAAAAATATATTGGAGGAGATACAGAAGGGAGAGTTTGCCAGAGAGTGGATTCTGGAAAACCAAGCTGGAAGACCCGTTTTTAATGCCCTTTTGGAGAAAGACAGAAAGCATGCAATAGAAGAAGTAGGTGAAAGGTTGAGGGAGATGATGCCGTGGATAACGGGTAAGGAGCTCAAATGA
- a CDS encoding segregation/condensation protein A, whose amino-acid sequence MFEQDHPFALAYRMVEEGKLDPWNVDIVELANVYLEEIKKMEVLDMRIPARAVLAATFLLKKKVEVLFPEIKKPREKKKNYTLEEIVQEFEEERKEIEVSMPEIITKRERKTTVKRNTSDRQKKSVNLPMHVSKFEDVLEEINRLISEGLKKFSVFELFFGKNLAPYLMALMILYSEGKVNLYQEEPYGDLVVEVLSDE is encoded by the coding sequence GTGTTTGAACAGGATCACCCTTTTGCGTTAGCTTACAGGATGGTAGAGGAGGGTAAACTTGATCCTTGGAATGTGGATATAGTTGAGCTTGCCAATGTCTATCTTGAGGAGATAAAGAAGATGGAAGTGCTTGACATGCGTATACCTGCGAGAGCGGTACTCGCTGCCACCTTCCTTCTGAAGAAGAAAGTAGAGGTACTTTTTCCTGAGATAAAGAAACCTCGCGAAAAGAAAAAAAACTATACCCTTGAAGAGATAGTTCAGGAGTTTGAGGAGGAAAGAAAGGAGATAGAAGTGTCAATGCCTGAGATAATAACAAAAAGGGAGAGAAAAACTACTGTCAAAAGAAATACATCCGACAGGCAAAAAAAGAGTGTAAATCTCCCTATGCACGTTTCAAAGTTTGAGGATGTATTGGAAGAGATAAACAGGCTAATATCCGAAGGCTTGAAAAAGTTTTCCGTTTTTGAGCTTTTCTTTGGGAAGAATCTGGCACCATACTTAATGGCTTTGATGATACTATACAGCGAAGGGAAAGTGAACCTTTACCAAGAAGAGCCGTATGGTGATCTCGTTGTTGAGGTATTAAGCGATGAATAA
- a CDS encoding class I SAM-dependent methyltransferase, protein MNKKFVSEVFSQVSKVYDPFLKFITVGLIDRWQKDLLRLLDKEGNRLDIGTGTGELLKKSTNKGLKVGIDLAMGMLKKAKGKCPGCHFLLADAENIPFKDASFGTITLSLVYRHIEDKRAFIKEAYRVLEKGGQMAILDVNRFIGTKILTFLMRYLFRHIGLFIFGKEKWDFFIHSLDNSLNFLDVKEQIEKEGFKVTRIKRYIFGVVYAIRADKA, encoded by the coding sequence ATGAATAAAAAGTTCGTAAGTGAAGTTTTTTCTCAGGTGAGTAAAGTTTACGATCCTTTTTTGAAGTTTATAACGGTGGGTTTGATAGATAGATGGCAAAAGGACCTTCTAAGACTTTTGGACAAAGAAGGTAACAGACTTGATATAGGTACTGGTACTGGTGAGTTGCTCAAAAAGTCCACAAATAAGGGTCTGAAAGTAGGTATAGACTTAGCTATGGGAATGCTAAAAAAGGCTAAAGGTAAATGTCCAGGATGTCATTTCTTACTTGCGGATGCAGAAAACATACCTTTTAAAGATGCGTCCTTTGGAACTATAACCCTGTCACTCGTTTACAGACATATAGAAGATAAAAGGGCCTTTATTAAAGAAGCTTACAGAGTACTTGAGAAAGGTGGTCAGATGGCGATCCTTGACGTGAATAGATTCATAGGTACAAAGATATTAACCTTCCTTATGAGGTATCTCTTTAGACATATAGGACTTTTTATATTCGGCAAAGAGAAGTGGGATTTTTTTATTCATTCTTTGGACAACAGCCTAAACTTTCTTGATGTAAAAGAACAGATAGAAAAGGAAGGTTTTAAGGTTACCCGCATAAAGAGATACATTTTTGGTGTAGTTTACGCAATTAGAGCGGATAAAGCTTAG